In Epilithonimonas zeae, a single window of DNA contains:
- the xerD gene encoding site-specific tyrosine recombinase XerD: MNWSEKITDFSNFLKFEKSFSDNTLDAYVRDIKKLESFATTELQEVSPHDISYENLQEFIYQLSKKKISERSQARGISSIKAFFKFLLEEEYREDNPSSLLEGPKLGLYLPDTLSMDDIDKIINSIDKKTDIGQRNQCILEVLYGCGLRVSELVDLKISNINFKEGFIIVEGKGEKTRLVPLASSTAEYLHDYIQNVRKKIKVNKKHEDIVFLNTRGTNMSRVIVFIIIKELTQKAGINKSISPHTFRHSFATHLLQNGADLRFIQEMLGHSSITTTQVYTHLKTEELRDVILNFHPRNRNIA; encoded by the coding sequence ATGAATTGGTCCGAAAAAATTACAGATTTTTCAAATTTTCTAAAATTTGAAAAAAGCTTCTCTGACAACACACTAGACGCTTACGTTAGAGACATCAAAAAGCTGGAAAGCTTTGCAACTACAGAATTACAAGAGGTTTCTCCACACGACATTTCTTACGAAAATCTACAAGAATTCATCTATCAACTTTCTAAAAAGAAAATCAGTGAACGTTCCCAGGCTAGAGGAATTTCTTCTATCAAGGCTTTTTTCAAATTTCTTTTGGAAGAAGAATACAGAGAAGACAATCCTTCTTCACTTTTAGAAGGTCCGAAGTTGGGTCTTTATCTTCCTGATACTTTGAGTATGGATGACATTGACAAAATCATCAACAGTATTGATAAAAAAACAGACATTGGACAAAGAAACCAATGCATTCTGGAAGTATTGTACGGTTGCGGTCTTCGCGTTTCGGAATTGGTAGATTTGAAAATTTCCAATATCAATTTCAAAGAAGGATTCATTATTGTAGAAGGTAAAGGTGAGAAAACCAGATTGGTTCCTCTTGCAAGTTCTACTGCAGAGTATCTTCACGATTACATCCAAAACGTTAGAAAGAAAATCAAGGTCAACAAAAAACACGAGGATATTGTTTTCCTGAATACAAGAGGAACTAATATGTCCAGAGTGATTGTTTTCATCATCATCAAAGAATTAACGCAGAAAGCGGGAATCAACAAGAGTATTTCCCCACACACTTTCAGACATTCTTTTGCAACGCATTTGTTACAAAATGGAGCTGATTTGAGGTTTATTCAGGAGATGTTGGGGCACAGCAGTATTACCACAACGCAAGTTTATACACATCTGAAAACTGAGGAACTGAGAGATGTTATTTTAAATTTCCATCCAAGAA
- a CDS encoding deoxycytidylate deaminase, translating into MNYNKFDIAYLKMASEWANLSYCKRKKVGALIVKDRMIISDGYNGTPSGFENNCEDEDGKTNWFVLHAEANAILKIASSTQSCKGATLYITMSPCKECSKLILQSGIEKVVYMTGYSDDSGLEFLKNAGIEILNITEQELYIV; encoded by the coding sequence ATGAATTATAACAAATTCGATATTGCTTATCTTAAGATGGCGTCTGAATGGGCAAATCTATCTTACTGTAAGAGAAAAAAAGTTGGTGCGCTTATCGTAAAAGACAGAATGATAATTTCTGACGGCTACAATGGAACACCTTCTGGCTTCGAGAATAATTGTGAAGATGAAGACGGAAAAACCAATTGGTTCGTACTTCACGCAGAAGCCAACGCTATATTGAAAATAGCTAGCAGCACACAATCTTGCAAAGGCGCAACGTTATATATAACAATGTCTCCGTGCAAAGAGTGCAGTAAATTGATATTACAATCTGGAATCGAAAAAGTGGTTTATATGACCGGCTATTCTGACGACAGTGGATTAGAATTTTTAAAAAACGCAGGAATTGAGATTTTAAACATTACAGAACAAGAATTATATATCGTATGA
- a CDS encoding enoyl-CoA hydratase/isomerase family protein: MSYESIKLTIERKIAVVTINRPESLNALNAQVFNDLENVFDNLASDKNVNCVIVTGSGEKSFVAGADIKEFSAYSSEKAKELSKRGHSVFQKIEDLNKPVIAAINGFALGGGLELALSCHIRYASENAKLGLPEVTLGLIPGYGGTQRLPKLVGKGLANEMIFSAKMITAEKAKSIGLVNEVFSLEELFSKTQELAEQIVKNSPLGIAKAIKAVNASDKENGMETEIDSFGELFSGEDFKEGVSAFLEKRKPAFN; the protein is encoded by the coding sequence ATGAGTTACGAAAGTATAAAATTAACGATAGAAAGAAAAATTGCAGTTGTAACAATCAACAGACCAGAAAGCTTAAATGCTTTGAACGCTCAGGTTTTTAATGATTTGGAAAATGTGTTTGATAATTTGGCTTCTGATAAAAATGTAAACTGTGTGATTGTTACTGGAAGTGGAGAAAAATCTTTCGTTGCTGGTGCAGATATCAAAGAATTTTCTGCTTACAGCTCAGAAAAAGCGAAAGAACTATCAAAAAGAGGACATTCTGTTTTTCAAAAAATAGAAGATTTGAACAAACCTGTGATTGCAGCAATCAATGGTTTTGCTCTTGGTGGAGGATTGGAATTGGCATTATCTTGCCACATCAGATACGCTTCGGAAAATGCAAAATTAGGTTTACCGGAAGTAACTTTAGGATTGATTCCTGGTTATGGTGGAACCCAGAGATTGCCAAAATTGGTAGGGAAAGGTTTGGCTAATGAAATGATTTTCTCAGCAAAAATGATTACTGCTGAAAAAGCCAAATCCATTGGTTTGGTGAATGAAGTTTTTTCTTTGGAAGAATTGTTTTCAAAAACTCAGGAATTAGCTGAGCAAATTGTGAAAAATTCGCCACTCGGTATTGCAAAAGCGATAAAAGCGGTGAATGCAAGTGACAAAGAAAATGGGATGGAAACTGAGATTGATTCTTTTGGAGAATTATTTTCAGGTGAGGATTTTAAAGAAGGAGTTTCGGCTTTTCTGGAAAAAAGAAAGCCTGCCTTCAACTAA
- a CDS encoding septal ring lytic transglycosylase RlpA family protein, translated as MLLTIFVISCGSRNSSSSYKSTSVSYYANKFDGKKTASGETYRHSKMTGAHKSLSFGTRVEIVNVENDKSVIITVNDRGPLKYSREFDLSQGAFKKISNLNAGIVKVKYRILK; from the coding sequence TTGCTACTCACTATATTTGTAATTTCTTGTGGAAGTCGTAACTCAAGTTCCAGTTACAAATCCACATCTGTATCCTATTATGCTAATAAATTTGATGGAAAAAAGACAGCAAGTGGCGAAACTTATAGACATTCTAAAATGACGGGTGCTCACAAGTCACTTTCATTCGGCACACGAGTAGAAATCGTGAATGTTGAGAATGATAAATCTGTCATCATTACTGTAAATGACAGAGGCCCATTGAAATATTCGAGAGAATTTGATTTGAGTCAAGGTGCTTTCAAAAAAATTTCAAATCTGAATGCCGGAATCGTGAAAGTAAAATATAGAATCCTTAAATAA
- the eno gene encoding phosphopyruvate hydratase: MSYISFIEARQILDSRGNPTIEVDVFTESGAMGRAAVPSGASTGEHEAVELRDGAPEFLGKGVLKAVENVKEVIAPELIGLSVFEQNLIDAVMIDLDGTSNKGKLGANAILGVSLAAAKAAAAELRMPLYKYVGGVNANTLPVPMMNVINGGSHSDAPIAFQEFMVMPVKADSFSHALRKGTEIFHSLKSILHGRGLSTAVGDEGGFAPTFTGTEDALDTLLQAIEKAGYKPGDDVMIALDCAASEFYKDGVYDYRKFQTPDAPVFSSSEQVSYLAELANKYPIISIEDGMQENDWAGWKELTDKIGDRVQLVGDDLFVTNVERLSRGIKENTANSILVKVNQIGSLSETMAAVQMAQQNRYTTVMSHRSGETEDATIADLAVAQNCGQIKTGSASRSDRMAKYNQLLRIEEALGETAIFPGLEAFKIKR; encoded by the coding sequence ATGAGTTACATTTCATTTATCGAAGCAAGACAAATTTTAGATTCCAGAGGGAATCCTACAATAGAAGTAGATGTTTTCACAGAAAGTGGAGCAATGGGACGTGCGGCTGTACCTTCTGGTGCATCTACAGGTGAGCACGAAGCGGTAGAATTGAGAGACGGGGCACCGGAATTCTTAGGAAAAGGTGTTTTGAAGGCGGTAGAGAATGTGAAAGAAGTTATCGCTCCGGAATTAATTGGTCTTTCAGTTTTCGAACAAAATTTGATTGATGCTGTGATGATTGACCTTGATGGAACTTCTAACAAAGGAAAATTAGGTGCAAACGCAATCCTAGGTGTTTCTTTGGCTGCTGCAAAAGCTGCTGCTGCTGAATTGAGAATGCCTCTTTATAAATATGTTGGTGGTGTAAACGCAAACACACTTCCTGTTCCAATGATGAATGTGATCAATGGTGGTTCTCACTCCGACGCGCCCATCGCTTTCCAGGAATTTATGGTAATGCCTGTAAAAGCAGATTCTTTCTCTCACGCTTTGAGAAAAGGAACTGAGATTTTCCACAGCTTAAAATCTATTCTTCACGGTAGAGGTTTGTCTACTGCAGTAGGTGACGAAGGTGGATTTGCTCCAACTTTCACAGGAACAGAAGATGCTTTGGATACTTTATTACAAGCTATCGAGAAGGCAGGTTATAAGCCAGGTGATGATGTAATGATTGCTTTGGATTGTGCAGCTTCAGAATTCTATAAAGATGGCGTTTACGATTATAGAAAATTCCAAACTCCGGATGCGCCAGTATTCTCTAGTAGTGAACAAGTTTCCTATCTTGCTGAATTAGCAAACAAATATCCAATTATCTCTATCGAAGATGGTATGCAGGAAAATGACTGGGCAGGTTGGAAAGAATTGACAGACAAAATTGGGGACAGAGTTCAATTGGTTGGAGACGATTTATTCGTAACTAATGTTGAGAGATTGTCTAGAGGTATCAAAGAAAATACAGCGAACTCCATTCTTGTAAAAGTTAACCAAATCGGTTCTCTTTCTGAAACAATGGCGGCTGTACAAATGGCTCAGCAAAACAGATATACAACAGTAATGTCTCACAGATCTGGTGAAACAGAAGATGCTACAATTGCTGATTTGGCAGTGGCGCAAAACTGTGGACAAATCAAGACTGGTTCTGCTTCCAGATCTGATAGAATGGCCAAGTACAACCAATTATTGAGAATTGAAGAAGCTCTTGGAGAAACTGCAATTTTCCCTGGTTTGGAGGCATTCAAAATCAAAAGATAA
- a CDS encoding citrate synthase gives MSDNKVILNYDGKSFEYPIVDSTIGDRGIDISKLRDQTGLITMDLGYKNTGATISEITYLDGDQGELFYRGYPIEQIAEKSNFTEVMYLLLHGELPTTEQFNTFNGNIKKYNFVAEEMKKIIDAFPRSAHPMGVLSTLTSALTAFNPKAVNVQSKEEMDLAAELLIAKFAHLAAWTYRKTLGLPLNHGDNNLSYVENFYKMAFRLPNEDFEINPVVTAALDKLLILHADHEQNCSTSTVRMVGSAHTGLFASVSAGISALWGPLHGGANQAVIEMLELIEKDGGDVSKYVAKAKDKNDSFRLMGFGHRVYKNFDPRAKIIKKAADDLLEALGIQDKALDIAMQLEKVALEDDYFIERKLYPNVDFYSGIIYRALGIPTEMFTVMFALGRLPGWIAQWKEMRLKGDPIGRPRQVYQGAQKRDYVDINNR, from the coding sequence ATGTCAGATAATAAAGTTATATTAAATTACGACGGGAAAAGCTTTGAATATCCAATCGTAGATAGTACTATCGGAGACAGAGGAATTGATATTTCCAAATTGAGAGACCAGACAGGTTTAATTACTATGGATCTTGGTTATAAAAACACAGGTGCTACAATCAGTGAAATTACATACTTAGATGGTGATCAGGGAGAATTGTTCTACAGAGGTTATCCGATAGAGCAGATTGCCGAAAAATCTAATTTTACGGAAGTAATGTATCTTTTACTTCATGGAGAATTACCTACTACTGAGCAGTTTAATACCTTCAACGGTAACATCAAAAAATATAACTTCGTAGCAGAGGAGATGAAGAAAATCATCGATGCTTTCCCTCGTTCTGCACACCCAATGGGCGTTTTGTCTACGCTTACTTCTGCATTGACAGCATTTAATCCTAAAGCGGTTAATGTTCAGTCAAAAGAAGAGATGGATCTTGCTGCTGAATTGTTGATTGCAAAATTTGCTCACCTAGCTGCTTGGACGTACAGAAAAACACTTGGTTTACCATTAAATCACGGAGATAATAACTTAAGCTATGTAGAAAATTTCTACAAAATGGCATTCAGATTACCAAATGAAGATTTCGAAATCAATCCTGTGGTAACGGCTGCCTTGGACAAATTACTAATCCTTCACGCTGACCACGAGCAAAACTGTTCTACATCTACAGTAAGAATGGTAGGTTCTGCTCACACAGGTCTTTTTGCATCAGTTTCTGCAGGTATTTCTGCACTTTGGGGTCCACTTCACGGTGGAGCAAACCAAGCGGTTATCGAGATGCTTGAATTGATTGAAAAAGATGGTGGCGATGTTTCTAAATATGTTGCTAAGGCTAAAGATAAAAACGATAGTTTCCGTTTGATGGGCTTCGGGCACAGAGTTTACAAAAACTTCGACCCAAGAGCAAAAATCATTAAGAAGGCGGCTGACGATCTATTAGAAGCATTAGGAATTCAGGATAAGGCTCTGGATATTGCAATGCAGTTGGAAAAAGTAGCTTTGGAAGACGACTACTTCATCGAAAGAAAATTATATCCAAATGTAGATTTCTATTCAGGTATCATCTACAGAGCATTGGGAATCCCAACAGAAATGTTCACCGTAATGTTTGCATTAGGAAGATTACCGGGATGGATTGCTCAATGGAAAGAAATGAGACTGAAAGGTGACCCGATCGGAAGACCAAGACAGGTTTATCAAGGTGCTCAAAAAAGAGATTACGTAGATATCAACAACAGATAA
- a CDS encoding dimethylarginine dimethylaminohydrolase family protein, with the protein MNLNIKNETGRLKSVVLGQPKSNGSVPTLAESYDAKSYNTIENGIYPKEEDIVFEMTEFEKVLKKYDVEVFRPKIIKDYNQVFARDVAFVIEDKMIISNIIPDRADEQEAYRHIIDKVSWRNVINLPEKAHIEGGDVIVWDEFLFVGTSYSPDYRNLKTARTNEYAIEILKEYFPKKRIIDLDLKKNDTKPYEGILHLDCTFNPIGEDKCVIYKNGFVDEDDYQLVIDIFGEENCFNINDEEMFQMFPNVFSIAPDVVVSDKAFTRMNDHFRNEWGITVEEIPYREISKMGGLLRCSTLPLVRE; encoded by the coding sequence ATGAATCTTAATATCAAAAACGAAACTGGAAGACTGAAATCTGTAGTTTTAGGACAACCAAAATCTAATGGATCAGTTCCTACACTTGCAGAAAGTTATGATGCAAAATCGTACAACACAATCGAGAATGGTATCTACCCGAAAGAAGAAGATATTGTTTTCGAAATGACAGAGTTCGAAAAAGTGTTGAAGAAATATGATGTTGAGGTTTTTCGTCCAAAAATTATCAAAGACTACAATCAGGTTTTTGCCCGCGATGTAGCTTTTGTGATTGAGGATAAAATGATAATTTCTAATATCATCCCCGACAGAGCAGACGAGCAAGAAGCTTATCGACATATCATTGACAAAGTTTCTTGGAGAAATGTGATTAATCTTCCGGAAAAAGCGCATATCGAAGGGGGCGACGTAATTGTTTGGGACGAATTTCTTTTCGTAGGAACAAGCTACAGCCCAGATTACCGAAATCTAAAAACCGCCAGAACCAACGAATACGCTATCGAAATCCTGAAAGAATATTTCCCAAAAAAGAGAATCATCGACTTGGATTTGAAGAAAAATGATACTAAACCTTACGAAGGAATTTTACATTTGGATTGTACATTCAACCCGATTGGAGAAGACAAATGTGTGATTTACAAAAATGGATTTGTGGATGAGGATGATTATCAATTAGTGATAGATATTTTTGGCGAAGAAAATTGTTTCAATATCAATGATGAAGAGATGTTCCAGATGTTCCCGAATGTTTTCTCAATTGCTCCAGATGTTGTCGTTTCTGACAAAGCTTTCACGAGAATGAACGACCATTTCCGCAACGAATGGGGAATTACTGTAGAAGAAATTCCTTACCGCGAAATTTCTAAAATGGGTGGATTGTTGAGATGTTCGACTTTGCCTTTAGTAAGAGAATAA
- a CDS encoding CPBP family intramembrane glutamic endopeptidase gives MIEGNSAKYFKWLFNMWISAAIGEELLFRSFAFLQFRKIFGEKKIWLVLLSAVMFSLPHLYQGISGLVMTFLFGLAFGFIYLKFNNIWINVIIHGLVDTVFLTLSYYGMTDFYSGF, from the coding sequence ATGATAGAAGGAAACTCTGCCAAATATTTTAAATGGCTCTTCAATATGTGGATAAGTGCGGCTATTGGGGAAGAACTCCTGTTTCGTAGTTTTGCCTTTTTACAGTTTAGAAAGATATTTGGTGAGAAGAAAATATGGCTTGTTTTATTAAGTGCAGTAATGTTTTCTTTACCACACTTATATCAAGGAATCTCAGGATTGGTAATGACTTTTTTATTTGGATTGGCGTTCGGCTTTATCTATTTAAAATTTAATAATATTTGGATTAATGTTATTATACACGGTCTCGTAGATACTGTTTTTCTCACTTTGAGTTATTATGGAATGACCGACTTTTATTCAGGATTTTAA
- the ctlX gene encoding citrulline utilization hydrolase CtlX yields the protein MQTTDTVLMIEPVAFGFNEQTAVNNYFQVQQEGNVQGEALKEFNSFAEKLRAKGINVITIKDTLDPKTPDSIFPNNWVSFHSDGKVVLYPMFAENRRLERREDIINQIKEQFEIKEIIDYSDIEKDNKFLEGTGSMIFDHDNKIAYGSVSLRLDEDLFRKFCSEFGFKPVVFHSYQTAGEERLPIYHTNVMMCVADQFVVICLDCIDDDLEREKVIETIKNSGKELIEISEDQMQNFAGNMLQVQNNSGEKFLVMSQSAYQSLNPEQVSAIEKYCEIIYSDLEVIETNGGGSARCMLAEVFLPKK from the coding sequence ATGCAAACAACAGATACAGTTTTGATGATAGAACCAGTCGCTTTTGGATTCAACGAGCAAACGGCGGTTAACAATTATTTTCAGGTTCAACAAGAAGGCAATGTTCAAGGTGAAGCTTTGAAAGAATTCAATTCTTTTGCCGAAAAATTGAGAGCAAAAGGCATCAATGTCATTACGATAAAAGATACGCTTGACCCAAAAACACCAGATTCAATTTTCCCGAATAACTGGGTGAGTTTTCACTCTGATGGAAAAGTGGTTCTGTATCCAATGTTTGCAGAAAACAGACGTTTGGAAAGACGTGAGGATATCATCAATCAAATTAAAGAACAATTTGAGATAAAAGAAATCATCGATTATTCTGACATCGAAAAAGACAACAAATTTCTGGAAGGAACGGGAAGTATGATTTTCGACCACGATAATAAGATTGCTTATGGTTCTGTCTCGTTGAGGTTGGATGAGGATTTGTTTAGAAAATTCTGTAGCGAGTTTGGATTCAAACCTGTCGTTTTCCATTCTTATCAGACAGCTGGCGAAGAAAGATTGCCAATTTATCACACCAATGTAATGATGTGTGTTGCTGACCAATTCGTTGTGATTTGTCTGGATTGTATCGACGACGATTTGGAAAGAGAAAAAGTCATTGAAACGATTAAAAATTCAGGAAAAGAATTAATAGAAATCTCTGAAGACCAAATGCAGAATTTCGCAGGAAATATGCTTCAGGTTCAGAATAATTCAGGAGAAAAATTTTTAGTAATGAGCCAAAGCGCTTACCAATCTTTGAACCCAGAACAAGTTTCTGCCATCGAAAAATATTGTGAAATTATTTACTCCGATTTGGAAGTTATTGAAACCAATGGTGGCGGAAGTGCAAGGTGTATGTTGGCTGAGGTTTTCTTGCCGAAGAAATAA
- a CDS encoding TonB-dependent receptor domain-containing protein — MKTKTLIAAIFFSGLIYAQETPKKDTATTKNIEAVTLTKQVFKKQSDRFVYDVAASPVAKGNTAFNLLKQTPLVSSTDDKTLKIIGKNNAVIFINGRKTNMDAESLTQFLKNTPAENIQKIEVITLPGSEYQVESSDGIINIVLKKKMTDGLNGNMRMGNSQSYYNSSYAGVSLNYRKDKLGISSNINTSQNIQEQYYILRNGNDKSSNQSEGRVSDPNKNLGGYLNIDYQLNDNSNLALTYNSWANRSYGSTSNLFNTVKSINDKGEQATSYNYTKNVENSRSYNNSLNLNYEWKTDTLGSKLNLNAAYLNYKRFQNADNITYNSSLNQNLGYKMVQITQSTPQVINNFSFLGDYIKKFKNDFTVSVGGNYNKTKTDNDTKSTTSIFDKNENLAELFDNDGNRIDNPKNNPNHFIYDENIYGFYLTMEKKFSEKFSGKIGSRYEITNSVGKSDNADFSNIERNYNNLLPYVSLNYAINDKNNISYAFSSRMRRPSFWELNPVKNILTDVNYTQNNPFVKASSVYTNEFTYMFKNSYFFIVNHSLSKDVITQVPLQREVVKNGVTTKELRYIRTNFGDRQEMSAMLGMQKSFFKQYLTSNFNIGVQRNVNNGFLNTDPLTGDVFPDYVNKIKSNSLLIQTNNTVRLDKNKTWFLGVNYWYVDNQQIEIGYLKSLMSLDFNVKKVWNDWTFALEIYDILKTNKVVITDQQDNGNFNYINQNQYNQSVNFSITYNFGNKKVQKIRDISSADKDIKNRTR, encoded by the coding sequence ATGAAAACGAAAACTCTCATCGCTGCCATATTTTTCTCCGGATTGATTTATGCACAAGAAACACCTAAAAAAGATACTGCGACCACAAAAAACATAGAAGCTGTAACGCTGACAAAACAAGTCTTCAAAAAACAAAGTGATCGTTTTGTATATGATGTTGCCGCATCGCCGGTTGCAAAAGGAAATACTGCTTTTAATCTTTTGAAACAAACACCTTTGGTTTCTTCAACGGATGATAAAACTTTGAAAATCATTGGAAAAAATAATGCTGTGATTTTCATCAATGGAAGAAAAACCAATATGGATGCTGAGTCATTAACTCAATTCCTGAAAAATACTCCGGCAGAAAACATCCAGAAAATCGAAGTGATTACGCTTCCCGGAAGTGAATATCAGGTTGAATCTTCTGACGGAATCATTAATATCGTTCTAAAGAAAAAAATGACCGACGGACTGAACGGGAATATGAGAATGGGAAATTCCCAAAGTTATTATAACTCTTCTTATGCGGGTGTTTCGCTGAATTACAGAAAGGATAAACTGGGAATTAGCTCTAACATCAATACAAGCCAGAATATTCAGGAGCAATATTATATTTTGAGAAACGGAAATGATAAATCCAGCAATCAATCCGAAGGTAGAGTGAGTGACCCAAACAAAAACCTGGGTGGCTATTTAAACATTGATTATCAATTGAATGACAACAGTAATTTGGCTTTGACTTACAATTCTTGGGCAAATAGAAGTTATGGTTCCACGTCCAATCTTTTCAATACCGTTAAAAGTATTAATGATAAAGGAGAACAGGCAACCAGTTACAATTACACTAAGAATGTAGAAAACTCACGTTCATACAACAATTCTTTGAACTTGAATTATGAATGGAAAACAGATACGCTTGGAAGTAAGTTAAATTTGAACGCCGCATATCTGAATTATAAAAGATTTCAGAATGCAGACAACATCACTTATAATTCAAGCTTGAATCAGAACCTAGGATACAAGATGGTACAAATCACACAAAGTACACCACAAGTCATCAACAATTTTTCTTTCTTAGGCGATTATATCAAGAAATTCAAAAATGATTTCACAGTTTCTGTTGGTGGAAATTATAATAAAACAAAAACTGATAACGATACAAAAAGTACAACTTCTATTTTTGACAAAAATGAAAACCTGGCAGAATTATTTGATAATGATGGAAATCGTATAGATAATCCGAAAAATAATCCAAACCATTTCATTTATGACGAAAACATCTACGGTTTCTATTTGACAATGGAAAAGAAATTCTCGGAAAAATTCTCAGGAAAAATAGGTTCGAGATATGAAATTACGAATAGTGTAGGAAAATCAGACAATGCAGACTTCAGCAATATCGAAAGAAATTACAATAATCTTCTTCCGTATGTAAGTCTTAACTATGCCATTAATGATAAAAATAATATTTCTTACGCTTTCTCCAGCAGAATGAGAAGACCGAGTTTCTGGGAATTGAATCCTGTGAAAAATATTCTGACAGATGTGAATTATACTCAGAATAACCCTTTTGTAAAAGCATCTTCAGTTTATACGAATGAGTTCACTTATATGTTCAAGAATTCATACTTCTTCATCGTGAATCATTCATTATCAAAAGATGTTATTACCCAAGTTCCTCTCCAAAGAGAAGTTGTCAAAAATGGTGTTACGACCAAGGAATTAAGATATATCAGAACCAATTTCGGAGACAGACAAGAGATGTCCGCAATGTTGGGAATGCAGAAATCTTTCTTCAAGCAATATCTGACAAGTAATTTCAACATTGGTGTACAAAGAAATGTGAATAATGGATTCCTAAACACAGACCCATTAACAGGTGATGTTTTTCCAGATTACGTTAACAAAATCAAATCTAACAGTTTACTAATCCAAACGAATAACACCGTAAGACTAGATAAAAATAAAACTTGGTTTCTTGGCGTCAACTATTGGTATGTTGACAATCAACAAATTGAAATTGGTTACCTGAAATCATTAATGAGCCTTGATTTCAATGTTAAAAAAGTATGGAACGACTGGACATTTGCTCTGGAAATCTATGATATTCTGAAAACAAATAAAGTTGTAATTACCGACCAACAAGATAACGGAAACTTCAATTACATCAATCAAAATCAATATAATCAAAGCGTGAACTTCAGCATCACTTATAATTTCGGGAACAAAAAAGTTCAGAAAATAAGAGATATCAGCAGCGCAGACAAAGACATTAAAAACCGCACCAGATAA